A region of Myxococcota bacterium DNA encodes the following proteins:
- the hemG gene encoding protoporphyrinogen oxidase, whose product MPPEITVDALVAGAGISGLAAAHELQAAGCEVLVIDPSDRPGGVMRTEHRGGYIFESGPNTAQVKAPMRAFLERRHLEDALRPASPASRKRWLFRDGALQPVPSSVLGFLRTPLLSTRAKLSVLAEPLRSRGKGEPESVREFTARRLGPEVADRLVGPFLTGVYAGDENELGAEAVFPSLVEAERRSGSVLLGSLGQRGPKGLPGSRSSEDGFGPFARRLAEALHEPPAMGSRVAGLYRDGDRWHVDVASPSGDSAIKAQRVVVATPSFDAAQLVLGIDGEVAAALEAIPYAPMVVAPLGVEPAQVRTPIDGFGFLVPRTEDLGLLGCLYMSQLFPGRAPAGHELLHCMLGGVRWPEAVELPDDTLAETLARDLETTLGLRDMPEPLAWVRWPRAVPQPDRHHAERMRWIASRLEASPGLALAGNYVAGVGVADALASGVAAAERVLASVAID is encoded by the coding sequence ATGCCGCCCGAGATCACGGTCGATGCGCTGGTGGCCGGTGCCGGAATCTCCGGCCTGGCCGCCGCCCACGAGCTGCAGGCGGCGGGCTGCGAGGTGCTGGTCATCGATCCGTCGGACCGACCCGGCGGCGTCATGCGCACTGAACACCGCGGTGGCTACATCTTCGAGAGCGGTCCGAACACGGCCCAGGTCAAGGCCCCGATGCGCGCGTTCCTCGAACGGCGCCACCTCGAGGACGCGCTGCGTCCCGCGAGCCCGGCCAGCCGCAAGCGCTGGCTGTTCCGCGACGGGGCCCTGCAGCCGGTGCCCAGCTCGGTCCTCGGGTTTCTGAGGACGCCGCTGCTCTCGACGCGCGCGAAGCTCTCGGTGCTGGCCGAACCCCTGCGCAGCCGCGGGAAGGGCGAACCCGAATCCGTGCGCGAGTTCACGGCGCGGCGTCTCGGGCCCGAGGTGGCGGACCGCCTGGTCGGTCCGTTCCTCACGGGCGTCTACGCCGGCGATGAGAACGAGCTCGGTGCCGAAGCCGTGTTTCCCAGCCTCGTCGAGGCGGAGCGTCGCAGCGGGTCGGTGCTGCTCGGCAGCCTGGGGCAGCGCGGACCCAAGGGCCTCCCTGGATCGCGATCGAGCGAAGACGGCTTCGGCCCCTTCGCCCGGCGCCTCGCCGAGGCGTTGCACGAACCGCCGGCGATGGGCAGCCGTGTCGCGGGCCTCTATCGCGATGGCGATCGCTGGCACGTGGACGTCGCAAGCCCGAGCGGCGATTCGGCGATCAAAGCGCAGCGCGTCGTCGTGGCCACGCCGTCCTTCGATGCCGCGCAGCTGGTGTTGGGAATCGATGGCGAGGTCGCTGCGGCGCTCGAAGCCATCCCTTACGCGCCGATGGTCGTGGCTCCGCTCGGGGTGGAGCCCGCGCAGGTGCGCACCCCGATCGACGGCTTCGGCTTCCTGGTGCCGCGGACCGAAGATCTCGGACTCCTCGGCTGCCTCTACATGAGCCAGCTCTTCCCGGGGCGCGCGCCGGCAGGCCACGAACTTCTCCACTGCATGCTCGGCGGTGTGCGCTGGCCCGAGGCGGTGGAGCTCCCCGACGACACCCTGGCCGAGACCCTGGCCCGCGATCTCGAGACCACCCTCGGGCTGCGCGACATGCCGGAGCCCCTGGCCTGGGTACGCTGGCCGCGCGCCGTGCCCCAGCCCGACCGCCATCACGCCGAGCGGATGCGCTGGATCGCATCGCGCCTCGAAGCCTCGCCCGGCCTGGCGCTGGCGGGGAACTACGTGGCGGGCGTCGGTGTGGCCGACGCACTGGCGTCTGGGGTGGCTGCGGCGGAGCGCGTGCTCGCGTCGGTGGCCATCGACTGA
- the hemN gene encoding oxygen-independent coproporphyrinogen III oxidase codes for MSDRFDLALEPLAELLPRYAIDGPRYTSYPTAPVWKDDYGPTDFTTDLADPVIEASDGLSLYVHVPFCDSLCHFCACNKVITRDHDRAGPYLETIGKEIAGVRSATRVPRAATQVHWGGGTPTWLAPGEIERLFRLLTDAFPVREGAEVSIEVDPRVTTEDQLAVLANCGFNRISMGVQDFEPRVQEAIHRIQPAEQTRQLVDAARRRGFESVNFDLIYGLPYQTVETFEATLDALFAIAPDRIALYSYAHVTWLAKQQRGFERKDLPDAATKLEILLMAIRRFLAEGYVFVGLDHFARPDDELAEALHDRTLRRNFMGHTTQAGVDLLGFGPSAISELRTSYAQSFRDIPAWEAAVEDHGVATMRGHRLSRDDVERRWVISRIMCLGEFRAREYREVFGGEFSERYADELAALAGAEADGLVERDEDGSLRMTPRGRLLVRNVAMVFDAYLPEQQRAGGRMFSKTV; via the coding sequence GTGAGCGACCGCTTCGATCTCGCCCTCGAGCCGCTCGCCGAGCTGCTTCCACGCTACGCCATCGATGGGCCGCGCTACACGAGCTACCCGACCGCACCGGTCTGGAAGGACGACTACGGCCCGACCGACTTCACGACGGATCTCGCCGATCCGGTGATCGAGGCCAGCGACGGTCTGTCGCTCTACGTCCACGTGCCGTTCTGCGATTCCCTGTGTCACTTCTGCGCTTGCAACAAGGTGATCACCCGCGATCACGATCGCGCCGGGCCGTACCTCGAGACGATCGGAAAGGAGATCGCCGGCGTCCGGTCCGCCACGCGCGTGCCGCGGGCAGCCACCCAGGTGCACTGGGGCGGCGGCACGCCGACCTGGCTGGCACCCGGAGAGATCGAACGGCTCTTTCGCCTGCTGACCGACGCCTTTCCGGTCCGCGAGGGGGCCGAGGTCTCGATCGAGGTCGATCCCCGGGTGACCACCGAGGACCAGCTGGCCGTGCTCGCGAACTGTGGCTTCAACCGCATCTCGATGGGTGTCCAGGACTTCGAGCCCCGGGTGCAGGAGGCGATCCACCGCATTCAACCCGCCGAGCAGACGCGCCAGCTGGTCGATGCGGCGCGCCGGCGGGGCTTCGAGAGCGTCAACTTCGATCTGATCTACGGCTTGCCCTATCAGACGGTCGAGACGTTCGAGGCCACCCTCGATGCCTTGTTCGCGATCGCGCCCGACCGCATCGCGCTCTACTCGTACGCCCACGTGACCTGGCTCGCGAAGCAGCAGCGGGGCTTCGAGCGCAAGGATCTGCCCGACGCCGCGACGAAGCTGGAGATCCTGCTGATGGCGATCCGGCGCTTCCTCGCCGAGGGCTATGTCTTCGTCGGGCTCGACCACTTCGCGCGACCCGACGACGAACTCGCCGAGGCGCTTCACGACCGCACCTTGCGCCGCAACTTCATGGGGCACACCACCCAGGCAGGGGTCGATCTGCTGGGCTTCGGTCCCTCCGCGATCAGCGAGCTGCGCACCAGCTACGCCCAGTCGTTCCGGGACATCCCGGCCTGGGAAGCGGCGGTCGAGGATCACGGCGTCGCGACGATGCGCGGACACCGGCTATCGCGAGACGACGTCGAGCGGCGTTGGGTGATCTCGCGGATCATGTGCCTGGGAGAGTTCCGCGCGCGTGAGTACCGCGAGGTGTTCGGCGGGGAGTTCAGCGAACGCTACGCCGACGAACTCGCGGCCCTGGCGGGGGCCGAGGCCGACGGCCTGGTCGAGCGCGATGAGGACGGCAGCCTGCGCATGACGCCGCGCGGACGCCTCCTCGTGCGCAACGTAGCGATGGTCTTCGACGCCTACCTGCCCGAGCAGCAGCGCGCGGGTGGTCGCATGTTCAGCAAGACGGTCTGA
- the hemE gene encoding uroporphyrinogen decarboxylase: MNTWTPTERLLRACRGEPVDRPPVWLMRQAGRYLPEYRRVRKQVSFLELCRDVDRAVEVSLQPLELVGTEAVIFFSDIFTPIPGMGVDVDFRPGPVIAEPIRTAAQVEGLRPSDPRESVPFVFEILRRLRTALAEPAVPLLGFAGAPFTLAAYLVEGSGSRHFGVWKRMLWNAPEVAQALLERLTDLTVDYLNAQIEAGAQAVQLFDTWAGMLSPAEYRRWVQPTHRAIAERLDRSRAPLILYVNDGAHVLDEMADTGADVLSLDWRVEIGEAARRVGDRVSLQGNLDPCALAAPPATVADEVRSMVEAAGPARGHIVNLGHGCLPETPVEGVRSFTEAVRGLSGTAA; encoded by the coding sequence GTGAACACCTGGACACCGACCGAGAGGCTCTTGCGCGCGTGCCGCGGGGAGCCGGTCGATCGGCCGCCGGTCTGGTTGATGCGCCAAGCCGGGCGCTACCTGCCCGAGTACCGACGTGTGCGCAAGCAGGTGAGCTTCCTCGAGCTCTGCCGTGACGTGGATCGCGCGGTCGAGGTCTCGCTGCAGCCCCTCGAGCTCGTCGGGACCGAGGCGGTGATCTTCTTCTCCGACATCTTCACGCCGATTCCGGGCATGGGCGTCGACGTCGACTTTCGGCCGGGCCCGGTGATCGCAGAGCCGATCCGCACGGCCGCTCAGGTCGAAGGGCTGCGCCCCAGCGATCCGCGCGAGTCGGTGCCCTTCGTGTTCGAGATCCTGCGCCGCTTGCGCACGGCGTTGGCCGAGCCGGCGGTGCCGCTGCTCGGCTTCGCGGGGGCTCCGTTCACGCTGGCCGCCTACCTGGTCGAGGGGTCGGGCTCCCGTCACTTCGGCGTCTGGAAGCGCATGCTGTGGAACGCGCCCGAGGTCGCCCAGGCGCTTCTCGAGCGCCTGACGGATCTGACCGTCGACTACCTGAACGCGCAGATCGAGGCCGGCGCCCAGGCCGTCCAGCTCTTCGACACCTGGGCCGGCATGCTCTCACCCGCCGAGTACCGGCGTTGGGTGCAGCCCACCCATCGTGCCATCGCCGAGCGTCTCGATCGCAGCCGTGCGCCGCTGATCCTCTACGTGAACGACGGGGCCCACGTGCTCGACGAGATGGCGGACACGGGTGCCGACGTGCTCTCCCTGGATTGGCGCGTCGAGATCGGGGAGGCCGCGCGGCGCGTCGGCGACCGGGTGAGCCTGCAGGGGAATCTCGATCCCTGCGCGTTGGCGGCACCGCCGGCGACGGTCGCGGACGAGGTGCGTTCGATGGTCGAAGCGGCTGGCCCCGCGCGGGGTCACATCGTGAACCTCGGCCACGGCTGCCTGCCCGAGACGCCCGTCGAAGGCGTGCGGTCCTTCACCGAAGCCGTGCGCGGCCTGTCGGGGACGGCGGCGTGA
- the ispH gene encoding 4-hydroxy-3-methylbut-2-enyl diphosphate reductase translates to MQVSLASPRGFCAGVDRAIEIVEVALERFGAPVYVRHEIVHNRYVVDSLREKGAIFIEDPTEAPEGALLIFSAHGVSPAVREAADARKLRVIDATCPLVTKVHVETLRMAKEGYEIVLVGHAGHVEVEGTLGHARERMHLVESVEDVERLEVENPDRLGCVTQTTLSVDDTRGILDALVARFPDIRLPRKDDICYATQNRQNAVKGLSEHADLVLVVGAPESSNSNRLVELARKQGRSAHLVQTADDIDPSWLQQVDHVGVTAGASAPEVLVQSVVDRLRTLAPAVEVAPVSEVDEGIVFQLPSELR, encoded by the coding sequence ATGCAAGTTTCCCTTGCGAGTCCGCGCGGCTTCTGTGCCGGCGTCGACCGCGCGATCGAGATCGTCGAAGTAGCCCTCGAGCGGTTCGGAGCCCCGGTCTACGTGCGTCACGAGATCGTCCACAACCGCTACGTCGTCGATTCGCTCCGCGAGAAGGGGGCGATCTTCATCGAGGACCCGACAGAGGCGCCCGAGGGCGCCCTGCTGATCTTCAGTGCCCACGGCGTCTCGCCCGCGGTGCGGGAAGCCGCCGATGCGCGCAAGCTGCGGGTGATCGATGCCACCTGCCCACTCGTGACGAAGGTCCACGTCGAGACGCTGCGCATGGCCAAGGAGGGCTACGAGATCGTGCTCGTCGGCCATGCGGGCCATGTGGAGGTCGAGGGCACCCTCGGCCACGCGCGCGAGCGCATGCACCTGGTCGAGAGCGTCGAAGACGTCGAGCGGCTGGAGGTCGAGAACCCGGACCGGCTCGGCTGCGTCACCCAGACCACCCTGTCCGTCGATGACACCCGCGGCATTCTCGACGCGCTCGTCGCGCGCTTCCCCGACATCCGTCTGCCCCGCAAGGACGACATCTGCTACGCGACCCAGAACCGACAGAACGCCGTGAAGGGGCTGTCGGAGCATGCCGACCTGGTGCTCGTCGTCGGCGCGCCCGAGTCGTCGAACAGCAACCGCCTGGTCGAGCTGGCGCGAAAGCAGGGACGTTCCGCGCATCTCGTGCAGACCGCCGACGACATCGATCCGAGCTGGCTCCAGCAGGTCGATCACGTGGGTGTGACCGCGGGTGCCTCGGCGCCGGAAGTGCTCGTGCAATCGGTCGTGGACAGACTGCGGACGCTCGCCCCCGCGGTCGAAGTCGCCCCCGTTTCCGAAGTAGACGAAGGAATCGTCTTCCAGCTGCCTTCCGAGCTCCGCTGA
- a CDS encoding MATE family efflux transporter, producing the protein MTASPPDTPELAAENAVDPEGSDLPSATLATAATPPARDLAASTSVSFDSMREIWALSWPVMLSQVLLNLVGLIDIAMVGRLGSDAVASVGYASQFFHLSQSVLFAVGFATVALMAQAIGAGDPLRARHSLAAALVVSVGTAAVLTAAMLAAPGPLLAMLGAEPQVAADAIPYLQLVIGSSLLLSIAMTLEFGLRADRDTRTPMLIATIVTSVKIAGNGVLIFGAGPFPALELVGAGLATLASQVVGLLLFATVVVRSTRDSPLSLRLGDFAAARAHLGEVVRLTLPGVGERLANNLALLAYFRVLSEYGSIAIATYTVGIRLLAFTWIPGIAFGTAASTLVGQALGARQEESAQRAGWRATYLALVVAAALGGACALMPRMLARLFTEDAELIDALVPFLIVLALVQPALQSHFTLGGAHRGAGDTFTPFIAATIGNWAIRVPLAALFAFAFGAPVLWIWLVIFGDHILRAVWLTWSFQRGVKPLETTA; encoded by the coding sequence TTGACAGCCTCGCCCCCGGACACGCCCGAGCTCGCGGCGGAGAACGCCGTCGATCCGGAAGGCTCGGATCTCCCCTCCGCCACCCTCGCCACCGCCGCCACGCCGCCCGCGCGTGATCTCGCCGCGTCGACGAGCGTGTCCTTCGACTCGATGCGCGAGATCTGGGCGCTCTCGTGGCCCGTGATGTTGTCCCAGGTGCTGCTGAATCTGGTGGGCCTGATCGACATCGCGATGGTGGGTCGACTCGGCTCGGATGCCGTCGCCTCGGTGGGCTACGCGAGCCAGTTCTTCCACCTGTCCCAGTCGGTGCTCTTCGCCGTCGGCTTCGCGACGGTCGCGTTGATGGCCCAGGCGATCGGCGCCGGCGATCCGCTGCGCGCGCGGCATTCCCTCGCCGCGGCGCTGGTCGTCTCGGTCGGAACCGCCGCCGTGCTGACCGCCGCCATGCTCGCCGCGCCCGGTCCGCTGCTGGCGATGCTGGGGGCCGAGCCCCAGGTGGCTGCGGATGCGATTCCCTACCTGCAGCTCGTGATCGGTTCGTCGCTGTTGCTCTCGATCGCGATGACCCTCGAGTTCGGCCTGCGCGCCGACCGCGACACGCGCACTCCGATGCTGATCGCGACCATCGTCACGAGCGTGAAGATCGCTGGCAACGGCGTGCTGATCTTCGGCGCCGGCCCCTTCCCCGCCCTCGAACTGGTCGGCGCCGGGCTCGCCACGCTCGCCTCCCAGGTCGTCGGACTCCTGCTCTTCGCCACCGTCGTCGTGCGCTCGACCCGAGACTCGCCGCTCTCGCTTCGACTGGGCGACTTCGCGGCGGCCCGCGCGCACCTGGGTGAGGTCGTGCGCCTGACCCTGCCGGGCGTAGGAGAACGCCTCGCCAACAACCTCGCGCTGCTCGCCTACTTCCGGGTGCTCTCCGAGTACGGGTCGATCGCCATCGCCACCTACACCGTGGGCATCCGCCTGCTGGCGTTCACCTGGATCCCGGGCATCGCCTTCGGCACCGCCGCGTCGACGCTCGTCGGCCAGGCGCTCGGCGCCCGCCAGGAGGAGAGTGCCCAGCGGGCCGGCTGGCGGGCCACCTATCTGGCGCTGGTCGTCGCTGCGGCCCTGGGTGGGGCCTGCGCGCTGATGCCCCGCATGCTGGCACGACTCTTCACCGAAGACGCCGAGCTGATCGACGCGCTGGTGCCGTTTCTGATCGTGCTGGCGCTCGTGCAGCCGGCACTTCAGTCCCACTTCACGTTGGGCGGGGCCCATCGCGGCGCCGGCGACACCTTCACGCCGTTCATCGCGGCCACCATCGGCAACTGGGCGATCCGCGTTCCCCTGGCCGCCCTGTTCGCCTTCGCATTCGGCGCACCCGTGCTCTGGATCTGGCTGGTGATCTTCGGCGATCACATCCTGCGCGCCGTGTGGCTTACCTGGAGCTTCCAACGCGGGGTGAAGCCTCTCGAAACAACCGCCTGA
- the clpA gene encoding ATP-dependent Clp protease ATP-binding subunit ClpA encodes MSQIGRELHLMLQAAVREALARRHAYVTVEHLLYAMLHDAQGSEVLRHAGADGPALKQALDRYFNEDLEEVPGDESYEAQQTLAFHRVLQNAVSHCEGAEKAEVDAGDILAAIFQEPESHAVTLLRGQGVTRFDVLQYISHGVSKARGESGGRPGEMPMGGDMGMGEPGELPEDPLAAFSTNLTDRAAEGRLDPLIGRGTELDRIVHILARRRKNNPILVGETGVGKTALAEGLALRIHEGRVPDDLQSAELFSLDIGSMLAGTRYRGDFEARFKAYMAALGERDNALLFIDEIHTILGAGSAQGATVDASNMLKPLLQNGELRCMGSTTYQEYRHFERDRALARRFQRVDVKEPSPEETVRILQGLAPKYEDHHGVHFTQAALKACVDLAIRHVNDRFLPDKAIDVLDETGAAVRLRPASKPRKTVGVRDVEAVVARMANIPTVRASGADRKRLENLEEELKAVVFGQDEAISTVVRAVKRGRAGLAGLDKPIGSFLFTGPTGVGKTELSKQLAKAMGVPFVRFDMSEYMEKHAVSRLIGAPPGYVGYDQGGLLVERIRKEPYTVLLLDEIEKAHPDLFAILLQVMDHATLTDNQGREADFRHVTLIMTSNVGAREMQSRGIGFGSSRGDGKKEIERLFSPEFRNRLDEVVTFHDLGPDVMEKVVDKFVVEVEQQLAERKVKISLDADARAWLARKGYDPDFGARPMARVVQSELKDRIVDDLLFGDLAKGGTVRVGVDSEADRLTFESASKAGGGRRKAKAPA; translated from the coding sequence ATGAGTCAGATTGGTCGGGAACTCCACCTCATGTTGCAGGCCGCCGTGCGCGAAGCCCTCGCGAGGCGCCACGCCTACGTCACGGTGGAGCATCTGCTCTACGCGATGCTCCACGACGCGCAGGGCAGCGAGGTCCTGCGCCACGCGGGTGCGGACGGGCCTGCCCTGAAGCAGGCGCTGGACCGCTACTTCAACGAGGACCTCGAAGAGGTTCCGGGCGACGAGAGCTACGAAGCCCAGCAGACCCTCGCGTTCCACCGCGTGCTGCAGAACGCGGTGAGCCACTGCGAAGGCGCCGAGAAGGCCGAGGTCGACGCCGGCGACATCCTGGCGGCGATCTTCCAGGAGCCCGAGTCGCACGCGGTCACCTTGCTGCGAGGGCAGGGCGTCACCCGCTTCGATGTCCTCCAGTACATCTCCCACGGCGTGTCGAAGGCGCGTGGCGAGAGCGGGGGCCGGCCTGGCGAGATGCCGATGGGCGGCGACATGGGCATGGGCGAGCCCGGTGAGCTGCCCGAGGACCCGCTGGCGGCCTTCTCCACGAACCTCACCGACCGCGCGGCCGAGGGGCGCCTGGATCCGCTGATCGGGCGCGGCACCGAGCTCGATCGGATCGTGCACATCCTGGCGCGCCGGCGGAAGAACAACCCGATCCTGGTGGGCGAGACGGGCGTCGGCAAGACGGCGCTGGCCGAGGGGTTGGCGCTGCGGATCCACGAGGGCCGCGTCCCCGACGATCTGCAGAGCGCCGAGCTCTTCTCCCTCGACATCGGTTCGATGCTCGCGGGCACCCGCTATCGGGGCGACTTCGAGGCGCGCTTCAAGGCCTACATGGCGGCGCTGGGGGAGCGCGACAACGCGCTGCTGTTCATCGACGAAATCCACACGATCCTCGGCGCCGGATCGGCCCAGGGTGCGACGGTCGATGCCTCGAACATGCTGAAGCCGCTGCTCCAGAACGGCGAGCTGCGCTGCATGGGGTCGACCACCTATCAGGAATACCGCCACTTCGAGCGCGACCGCGCGCTGGCGCGCCGCTTCCAGCGCGTCGACGTGAAGGAGCCGAGCCCCGAAGAGACGGTGCGGATTCTCCAGGGGCTCGCGCCAAAGTACGAGGATCACCACGGCGTGCACTTCACCCAGGCGGCGCTCAAGGCCTGTGTGGACCTGGCGATCCGACACGTGAACGATCGCTTCCTGCCGGACAAGGCCATCGACGTGCTCGACGAGACGGGCGCCGCGGTGCGGCTGCGGCCCGCCTCGAAGCCCCGCAAGACGGTCGGCGTGCGCGACGTCGAGGCGGTCGTGGCGCGGATGGCGAACATTCCCACGGTGCGCGCGTCGGGGGCCGACCGCAAGCGCCTGGAGAACCTCGAAGAGGAGCTGAAGGCCGTCGTCTTCGGGCAGGACGAGGCCATCTCGACCGTCGTGCGCGCGGTGAAGCGCGGTCGCGCCGGCCTCGCCGGGCTGGACAAGCCGATCGGCAGCTTCCTGTTCACCGGGCCGACCGGCGTCGGGAAGACCGAGCTCTCGAAGCAGCTCGCGAAGGCGATGGGCGTCCCCTTCGTGCGCTTCGACATGAGTGAGTACATGGAGAAGCACGCGGTGTCGCGGCTGATCGGCGCGCCTCCGGGCTACGTCGGCTACGACCAGGGCGGCTTGCTCGTCGAGCGGATCCGCAAGGAGCCCTACACGGTGCTGCTGCTCGACGAGATCGAGAAGGCCCACCCGGATCTCTTCGCGATCCTGCTCCAGGTGATGGACCACGCGACCCTGACGGACAATCAGGGACGCGAGGCCGACTTCCGCCATGTCACGCTGATCATGACCTCGAACGTCGGTGCTCGGGAGATGCAGTCACGCGGCATCGGCTTCGGGTCTTCGCGGGGCGACGGCAAGAAGGAGATCGAGAGGCTCTTCAGCCCCGAGTTCCGCAACCGTCTCGACGAGGTCGTGACCTTCCACGATCTCGGACCCGACGTGATGGAGAAGGTCGTCGACAAGTTCGTGGTCGAGGTGGAGCAGCAGCTCGCCGAGCGCAAGGTGAAGATCTCGCTGGACGCCGACGCGCGGGCCTGGCTCGCGCGGAAGGGCTACGACCCGGACTTCGGTGCGCGGCCGATGGCGCGGGTGGTCCAGTCCGAGCTGAAGGACCGCATCGTGGACGATCTGCTCTTCGGCGATCTCGCGAAGGGCGGGACCGTGCGCGTCGGTGTCGATTCCGAGGCCGACCGGCTCACCTTCGAGAGCGCTTCGAAGGCGGGCGGGGGGCGCCGCAAGGCGAAGGCGCCGGCCTGA
- a CDS encoding ATP-dependent Clp protease adaptor ClpS, whose product MRNGPGEPGDPPQGPPPERPQRGAPDREGGLATVTRRSVARPPKYKVILYNDDYTPMEFVVALLEKLFGKGPSEATQIMLAIHRTGLGIAGVYVQDIAETKVAAVHAAAEARGYPLRAGAEKE is encoded by the coding sequence ATGCGCAACGGACCTGGAGAGCCCGGCGATCCGCCCCAGGGACCGCCCCCCGAGCGACCCCAGCGCGGGGCCCCGGACCGGGAAGGCGGGCTCGCGACGGTCACGCGGCGCTCCGTGGCGCGTCCCCCGAAGTACAAGGTCATCCTCTACAACGACGACTACACACCGATGGAGTTCGTGGTCGCCCTCCTGGAGAAGCTCTTCGGGAAGGGGCCGTCGGAGGCGACCCAGATCATGCTCGCGATCCATCGGACGGGGCTGGGCATCGCGGGCGTCTACGTACAGGACATCGCAGAGACGAAGGTCGCCGCCGTGCACGCGGCAGCCGAAGCCCGGGGCTACCCGCTCCGGGCTGGCGCGGAGAAGGAATAG
- a CDS encoding GNAT family N-acetyltransferase, with protein MGREIEVLDGVADVARDDWNALVADASPFLEWEWLASLEEAGCVGEEHGWQPRPIVLREDGRLVAACPLYVKSHSEGEFVFDWGWADAAHRAGIDYYPKLLVGVPFTPVTGARFLTAPGTDRPRAIAELGAALRSLCDDNGLSGVHVNFCLPDEVEALEDRGYLLRVGLQYHWQNASYESFEDYLGQLRSKRRNQVRRERRGVREQGVTTEVWRGDAIPAELFDPMFECYRVTVDNHFYGRRYLNRRFFALLEERFCERLCFVVARQDGEVIAGTTNVTKGDALYGRYWGGLRNLRYLHFDVCYYAAIEHCIEAGLQRFEPGAGGDYKFLRGFDPQPTYSLHHLADPRLAHAVERYLVSERADAERTIHVLHEHSQLKPTSPAGGDPA; from the coding sequence GTGGGCCGAGAGATCGAGGTGCTGGACGGCGTTGCGGACGTGGCGCGCGACGACTGGAACGCGCTGGTCGCCGATGCCTCCCCGTTCCTCGAGTGGGAGTGGCTCGCGTCGCTCGAAGAAGCCGGCTGCGTCGGGGAAGAGCACGGTTGGCAACCGCGCCCGATCGTGCTCCGCGAGGACGGCCGGCTGGTGGCCGCCTGCCCGCTGTACGTGAAGTCGCACAGCGAGGGCGAGTTCGTCTTCGACTGGGGTTGGGCCGACGCCGCCCACCGCGCCGGCATCGACTACTACCCGAAGCTGCTGGTCGGCGTGCCGTTCACGCCGGTCACGGGCGCTCGCTTCCTGACCGCGCCCGGCACCGACCGGCCACGCGCGATCGCGGAGCTGGGGGCAGCGCTGCGCAGCCTCTGCGACGACAACGGGCTCTCGGGCGTACACGTGAACTTCTGCCTGCCCGACGAAGTCGAGGCCCTCGAGGACCGCGGCTACCTGCTGCGGGTCGGGCTCCAGTACCACTGGCAGAACGCGAGCTACGAGAGCTTCGAGGACTACCTGGGCCAGCTCCGCAGCAAGCGCCGCAACCAGGTGCGCCGCGAGCGCCGCGGGGTGCGCGAGCAAGGGGTGACCACCGAGGTCTGGCGTGGCGACGCCATCCCCGCCGAGCTCTTCGACCCGATGTTCGAGTGCTATCGGGTCACGGTCGACAACCACTTCTACGGACGCCGCTACCTGAACCGGCGCTTCTTCGCCCTGCTGGAGGAGCGTTTCTGCGAGCGGCTCTGCTTCGTCGTCGCCCGCCAGGACGGCGAGGTGATCGCGGGCACGACCAACGTCACCAAGGGGGACGCACTCTACGGCCGCTACTGGGGTGGCCTGCGCAACCTCCGCTATCTGCACTTCGACGTCTGCTACTACGCCGCGATCGAGCATTGCATCGAGGCGGGACTGCAGCGCTTCGAGCCCGGCGCGGGCGGTGACTACAAGTTCCTGCGCGGCTTCGACCCCCAGCCCACCTACAGCCTCCACCATCTCGCCGACCCCCGACTCGCCCATGCGGTCGAGCGCTACCTCGTGTCCGAGCGGGCCGATGCCGAGCGCACGATCCACGTGCTCCACGAGCACAGCCAGCTGAAGCCCACGAGCCCGGCCGGCGGCGATCCGGCCTGA